The Pseudoxanthomonas sp. SL93 genome segment CACCGTGGTGTCCACCGGCATGTTCTACCTGCCCGGCACGAGCCGCGGCTGGGGCGATGCCAGCCGTCGCGGCCATGGCGTGACCAACCTGCGCAAGTCGATCTCGCAGTCGGTCAACACGTACTACTACCGGTTGGCGCTGGACCTGGGCATCGAGCAGTTCGACCAGTACATGGAGCACTACGGGTTCGGCACACCCACGGGCATCGACCTGCGCGGCGAGATCGGCGGCATCCTGCCGTCGCCGCAGGCCAAGCTGAAGTCGCGCAAGGAGCGCTGGTATCCCGGCGACACCGTCAACGTCGCCATCGGCCAGGGCGACTGGAAGGTCACGCCATTGCAGCTGGTGCGCGCCACCGCCGGCCTCGCCGACGGGCAGCTGCGCAGGCCGCACCTGGTCAGCCAGACGCGCGTCGGGTTCGATCGGCCATGGGAATCGCTGCCGCAGCCCGCATCCATCCCGATCAGCCCCAATCCTGCCAATGTCGAGGTCGTCCGGCTAGGGATGATGGACACCATGCAGCCCGGTGGCACCGGCTGGCGCGTGGCTTCCGGCGCGCAGTACCTGATGGCGGGCAAGACCGGTACCGCGCAGGTGGTCAGCCGCCGTGGCACCGCCGCGGTCGATCCGCGCAGCCTGCCGATGCACCTGCGCCATCGCGCGCTGTTCGTCGGTTTCGCGCCGGCGGACAACCCGACGATCGCCATCGCCATCGCGGTGGAGGGCGGCGGCTACGGTGGCAGCACCGCCGCGCCGATCGCGCGCAAGATCTTCGATGCCTACCTGCTGGGCATCATGCCGGAGCCACCGGTGCCTGCCGCGGAGAGCGCAACGCCGGGGGCCGCGGCACCGTCGGCCTCCGCTGCGCCAACGTCTGTGCCACCCGCACCCGCAACGCCGAAACCCGCCACGCCCGCGCAAGCCACGCCAGCCCAGGTGCCGCCTTCGACGCAGGAGCCGCGCCGATGAGCGACCTGCTTCGCTGGGCGTTCGATGTGATGCGGCATCTGCTGCGCACGCTGGACTGGCCGCTGCTGCTCGCGCTGTCGGCGCTGATGGGCGTCGGCCTGGCCGTGCTGTACAGCGCGGGCGGTGAAGCGCAGGGCACGCGGTTGATGCTGGCGCAGGGCGCGCGGTTCGCCGTGGGCATCGCGGCGATGTGGGGCCTGTCGCGCGTCTCGCCGGTGCGCCTGCGCGGTTGGACGCCGGGCGTGTTCGCGGCCACGCTGGTGCTGCTGGTGCTCGTGCTGTTCATCGGTACCGGCAAGCACGGTGCGCACTGGATCGACCTGAAGGTGTTCTACCTGCAGCCTTCCGAGCTGCTGAAGATCAGCCTGCCGATGATGATGGCGTGGTACCTGCACCGCGAGCCGCTGCCGCCGTCGTTCCGCACGGTGCTGGTGGCCGGGCTGATCGTGGGCATCCCGACCGGCCTGATCCTGCTGCAGCCGGATTTCGGCACGGGCATGCTGGTGGTGGCCAGCGGTGCCTTCGCCCTGCTGCTGGCGGGCCTGCCCTGGTGGTGGGTAGGCACGGCGGGTGTCGTCGGCACCACGTTGGCGGCGCTGGCATGGTTCGCGCCCATCGAATGGTTCTCGATGCTGCGGCCGTACCAGCAGAACCGCATCCTGACGTTCCGCGATCCCGAGAACGATCCCCTGGGCATCGGCTGGAACATCATCCAGTCGAAGATCGCCATCGGTGGTGGCGGACTGACCGGCAAGGGCTGGGGGCAGGGTTCGCAGTCGCACCTGGACTACCTGCCCGAGCACACCACGGACTTCATCTTCGCCGTGCTGAGCGAGGAGTTCGGCTGGGTCGGGGTGGCGGTGGTGCTGGCGCTCTACCTGTTCGTGGTGGGTCGTTGCCTGTGGATCGCGATGGATGCGCGCGACACGTATTCACGCCTGCTCGCCGGAACCCTGGGCCTGGCGTTCTTCGTCTACGTCATCGTCAACGGCGGCATGATTTCGGGCCTGCTGCCGGTGGTCGGCGTGCCCATGCCGCTGCTGAGCTATGGCGGCACGTCGGCGGTGGCGCTGCTGGCCGGACTCGGCCTGGTGATGGCGGTTCGCGCGCATCGTCCCGTTCACGGATATTGATGCGTTGGGGGCGCGAAACGCGCATGCGAACATGTCATGCGATGCTTTTCCAGACGCTCGACCATTCACGATTCAAGGCATTGCCGTGCTACCCTCGCGCCGATGATCCGACGCGCACTTCTCTGCCTGTTCATGCTCGGCCTGGTGTCCTGCGCCACGCCGCAATCCCCGACACCTGCGCAGACGGCCACGCCGCCGCCTGCCACGCCCCCCGCACCTGCTGAAACATCGGTGGAGCGCGTCGCGGAAGCACCGCCGCCGCCGCCGGTCGACTTCGCCACCGCGCGTGCGCAGTTCGTCAGCGACACCGCGAAGAAGTACGGCATTGACCCCGCGCAGATCGAAGCGACGCTGGCCAAGGCGCAGTTCCTCGACAGCGTGGTCGCGGCGATGTCGCGGCCGGCCGAGCGGGTAAAGCCGTGGAGCGAATACCGCGTGGGGTTCCTGACCCAGGCACGCATCGACGGCGGGCGCGCGTTCATCGCCGCGCACCGCGACGAGCTGTCGCGCGTGGAGCAGCAGTACGGCGTGCCGGCCGAGGTCATCGTGTCGATCATCGGCGTGGAGACCAACTATGGCGGGTTCACGGGTCGGCACAAGGTGCTGGACGCGCTCTACACTCTCGCGTTCCGTTATCCGCGCAGCGGCAATCCCGAACGTGCGGCCTACGAGCACCGTCGCGAGCAGTTCTTCCGCGACGAGCTGGCGCAGCTGTTCGCACTGGGCCGCGAGGAAAACCTGGACATCGCGTCGCTGACCGGCAGCTACGCAGGCGCGATGGGGCTGGGCCAGTTCATGCCGTCGAGCTATCGCGAGTTCGCGGTGGACGGCAACGGCGACGGCCGGCGCGACCTGTTCACCACTTATCCCGACATCTTCGCGTCCATCGCCAACTACTTCCGCAAGAAGGGTGGCGAGCGCGGCGGTTGGGTGCCGGGCGGCCCGGTGGTGGCCCGCGCGGAACTGCAACCCGGGTTCGCCGAATTCAATCCCGACACCTGGACGCCGGACTACACCCTGGCGCAGCTGGCCGAGCGCGGCTATCGCCCGCTCGATCCGGTGGCGCCCGATGCGACCGCCACGCTGGTTTCGCTGGAAGGCAGCACCGGCAAGCAGTACTGGCTGGGCTTCCAGAACTACTACGCGATCACCCGCTACAACAATTCGAAGATGTACGCGATGGCCGTGCACCAGTTGTCGCAGGCCATCGCCGGTCGTGAGATTCCTTCCGCATGAAGTGGCTTGCGCTGCCGTTGCTGGCCGTGGCGCTGGCCGCCTGCAGTACCGCCCCGAAGAAATCCGCGCCAGCGGGCGCCGTGCAGCCGGGCAAACCCGCCTCCTCACCGCAGGGCGCCCCCGTCGCCGCGGGTCGCGATGAGAAGCCCTGCAAGACCTATGCACCGGCGCAGGAAGACCTTTCCAAGCGTGGCAACTACACGGCGGGCGGCCTGTATGCCCCGGGTGTCAGCGACAGCACGCCGGCCTACGTGCCGCAGGTGGAATGCATCCCCGAACCGCAGGTGACGGACGAACCCCGTTCGCGCGTGGGCAACAAGTCGCCCTATGCGGTGCTCGGCAAGCAGTACCGCGTGCTCGACCGCGTGGATGGCTACGTGGAGCGGGGCACGGCGTCGTACTACGGCAGCAAGTTCCATGGCCGCCGCACGTCCAACCAGGAGGTGTACGACATGTACGCCTTCACCGCCGCGCACAAGTCGCTGCCGTTGCCCAGCTTCGCCCGTGTCACCAACCTCGACAACGGCAAGTCGGTGGTGGTGCGCGTCAACGACCGCGGCCCGTTCCACGAGGGACGCGTCATCGACCTGAGCTATGCGGCCGCGGTGAAGCTGGGCATCACCCAGCGCGGTACCGGGCGTGTGGAAGTGCGGGGACTGACCCCCGGTGATACGGGTCTGGCCGCCACCCCGGCGCCGACCCCGGCCGCTGCCGCCCCGGCATCGGCGTCGGCAATGGACCAGCTGGTCGGGCAGTTGCCCGCTCGCGCCACGCCCACCGGCAACCGTTACCACGCGAACGCCGGTTCGGAAGGTTTCGAGTCGTGGATGAAGGCCAATGGCGTGCGCGTGGCCACGGGCAAGCCGGCCACGCTGTCGCCGGGCACGGCGACGGTGCCTGCCACCGTCCCGGTGGTGACCCCGCCGGTCGTTGTTTCCTCCGCGTCCTCGTCCAGTCCGCTGCAACTGCAGGTGGCCAGCTTCTCCAGTCGCGACAACGCGGATCGCGCGCTGGCGCGCCTGGCGGCCGCAGGCATCACCGATGCGCAGCTCAGTGACGTGGCCAGCAACGGTCGCGTGCTGTGGCGCCTGCGCGTGGCGGCGGCGGATCCCGCCAGCGCGGATGCCCTGGCCGGTCGCATCGCAGGACTGGGTTTCGGCCGCCCGCAGATCGTCCGCGAATAAGCCCGACGCGAAAAGCCGCGGTTTTTTACGTCTTTCCAACCCAAGGGGCCGCCCGCGTCCCTACAATGGCCGCTTGATGATGTCAGGCCCACGGCCTTGCCAGGAGTTCTCAACCGATGAAGTTCCGTTTCGCCCTCGCCGCGCTGGCGACCACTGCCATGGGGTTCGCACTCGCGCAGACCCCGGCCCCGCAGCCCGCTCCTGCCGCCGCGCCTGCGGCCGTCGCCGTCGCGATCCCGCCCGCGCCCAAGCCCACCGCGACCGCGTGGGTGCTGATGGATTACATCACCGGCCAGGTGCTGGCGGGCGAGAACTACAACGAGCGCGTCGAGCCGGCCAGCATCACCAAGGTCATGACCTCGTACGTGGTCGCGGCCGAACTGAAGAACGGCAAGATCCGCCTTGACGACCCGGTGATGATGAGCGAGCGCGCCTGGCGCGAAGGCGGCGCGGGGACGGACGGCAGCTACAGCGGTTTCGCGGTCAACAAGACGGCCCCGCTGCTGGACATGGAAAAGGGCATGGCTGTGCAGTCGGGCAACGACGCCGCCATCGCGCTGGCCGAGCACACCGCCGGCAGCCAGGAAGCCTTCGCTGCGCTGATGAACAACTACGCCGCGCAGATCGGCATGAAGGGCTCGAACTTCGTCAACGCGCACGGCCTGTCCGCGCCGGAGCATTACTCCACCGCCTACGACCTGGCGCTGCTGGGCCGCGCGATGATCCGCGACTATCCGGAAACCTACGCCTACAACGCGATCAAGGAATTCACGGTCGGCACCATCACCCAGCCCAACCGCAACCTGCTGCTATGGCGTGACCCCAGCGTGGACGGCATCAAGACCGGCCACCATTCCGGCGCCGGCTACTGCCTGATGAGTTCGGCCAAGCGCGGTGACCAGCGCCTGGTGGCGGTGGTGATGGGCTCCACGTCCGAAAAGCAGCGCGCCGATGACAGCCTGGCGCTGTTGAACTGGGGCTTCCGCTTCTACGAAACGCACCGACTCTACGAGCCGGGCAAGGTCATCGCCACGCAGCGCGTGTGGAAGGGCCAGGCGAAGGAAGTGCAGCTGGGCGTGGCGCAACCGCTGCTGGTCAGCGTGCCGCGCGGCAAGTACGACCAGCTCAAGCCGACGATGGATGTGCCTAAGACGCTGGTGGCGCCCATCGCGAATGGCCAGGCCATCGGCAGCGTGAAGGTCACGCTGGATGGCAAGGTGGTGGCGCAGTCACCGCTGGTCGCCGTGTCGGCGATCGAAGAAGCGGGCTTCTTCAAGCGCCTGTGGGATGCCTTCTGGATGTGGTGGGAGTCGGAGTGATCCGCCACACCCCTTGATGAAGAAGCCGGCGCAAGCCGGCTTCTTCGTTTCCGTACCCGTCAGGCCAGACTTGCCGCGATCAGGCCGATCGCCACGATCGCCAGCGGGATCGCCAGCAGGTTGACGCGGCTGAGCCGTTCGCCGAATCCGAACACGCCGACCAGCGTACCCAGCACCACCACGCCGATGTTCATCATCGAGAACACTACTGCCGGACTGTCCGGCAGGGCGCGGTGTGCCTTCACGTAGAACAGGATGTTGGCGAAATTGAGCGCGCCCAGCAGCAGGCCGGACCACAGGCCCTGGCGGGTGATCGCCGTGCGCGTGCGCCAGGCGCGCAGCACCTGTACCGCCAGCATCACCAGGAACGCAGCAACAAAAGCCGCCTGCAGCGACGCCGCGAACGGGGTACCCGCCGCCGAGAGATGCTTCAGCAGCACATCGACGCTGGCGTAGCCGACCAGCACCAGCAGCGGCAATGCCCACGCCTTCCAACCCTCGCCGGGGGCATCGCGCCCGGGCCGTGCCACCAGGCACGCGATGGCCGCCACGCCGAGCGCCAGCCCGGCGATCCGCAAGGTGTCGGGTTGCTCGCCGAACCACAGGAACGCCGCCAGCAGCGACAGCACCAGCGACATCCGTTGCGCCACGTCCGTCCGCACGATGCCCGCGGCCCGCACCGATGCCGACAGCGCCAGGAAGATGCCGGGCAGCAGCAAAGCCAGCAGGGCCAGTTCCAGGTGCGGTGCACCGGCGTGCGCCAGCGCGGCCAGCGGCGGGTCCAGCAGCAGGAAGCACAGCACCGACGCGGCGAGGTAATTCCACGTGATCGCCTGCGAGGTGTCGACGCCGCGCCGCTGCATCAGCTTGAGCAGCACCGAGACCAGCACACTGCAGACGACACTGATGATCAGGTAGGGCACGACGATGCTCGCGGAGTGGGGCGCGCGATTATGGCGTCAATGTGAAGCCCGGGCATCCGGCAGCCCGGGCACATGGCCGCCTGATGTCACTCTTTGCGTCCCTAGCGGGCAAGGCGCTCACCATGGCCTATCATCATCGCGGGGAGTCCGGCGCACAGTGCGTGCCGCCCCCGTATCGATGGAATGCCCACGACGTTGGGCGACAACCCTTCAAGGAGATGCACCAGTGAACAGGGGAACACGCAACACCGCCATCGCCACCGCCTGCCTGCTGATGGCGGCGGCGACGACGCCCGCATGGGCGCAGCGCCAGAGCGCGCAGGACCAGCGCAAGCAGCAGATGGCGGAGATCCCGACCTGCAGCAAGCCGCTGGGTACGATCTCGGTGATCGAGCCGGAAGACGGCGTGAACTGGTGGAGCGGACAGCAGCTGCCGGCGCCGTCGAAGCTGATCAAGGTCTTCGTCAACAAGTCGCGCTGCTTCACGCTGGTCGACCGTGGCGCCGGCATGGGCGCGGCGATGGCCGAGCGTGACCTGGCGGCCAGCGGCGAGCTGCGCAACCGTTCCAACATCGGCAAGGGCCAGATCCGTGCGGCCGACTACGTGCTGGTGCCGGACCTGATCGCGCAGAACAGCAACGCCGGCGGCAACGCCATCGGTGGCCTGCTCGGCGGCCTGCTGGGCGGCGACGTCGGGCGCGTGGTCGGTGGCCTGGATTTCAAGAAGAAGACCGCCGACGTGGTCCTGACCGTCACCGACGTGCGCTCCTCCGAACAGGTGGCGATGGCCGAAGGCAGCGCCAGGAAGACCGACATCGGCTGGGGTGCCAGCGGCAGCCTCTTCACCGGCAGCCACTGGGGTGGCGCGGGTGCCAGCGGCTATGCCAACACCGAGATCGGCCAGGTCATCACGCTGGCCTACCTGCAGGCGTACACCGCCCTGGTCGACGAGCTGGGCGGGCTGTCGGGCAATGCCTCGGCGTCCAACGCGCAGCAGGCGGTGGAGATGACGAAGCCCGGCCGCCTGTTCGCCAATGCCAAGGGTACGGGCAAGGCCGTCCGCGATCTCGACCCCGGCATGCTGCTGTACCCCACCGGCAACAAGGATGGCGTCATGTGGGAAGTGGAGGACGAACTGGGCAACAAGGGCTGGGTGTCGTCCAGCCTGGTGCAGTTGGCCCGCTGATCCTCACGGGATCCGCCGGAAGGCCGCGGCATGCCGCGGCCTTCCTGTTTCCGGGCGACGCGGCAGACTTGGCTTTCAGCCCCCGCGTCCCAATAATCCGCCCATGGAAATCAAATCCGACAACCCCGACCACGGCTTCCAGTTCCCCGGCAGCTTCGAACTCAGCGCCATGGGCACCGCCGGTACCGGGCTGGAAAGCGAGCTGCCACGTCTGCTGGAATCCGCCGGCGTGCAGGTGGAGCACGAGACCATCTCGTGGAAGCATTCGTCCAGCGGCAAGTTCGTCTCCGTGCGCATCAGCTTCCGGGCTGAGGACCGCGCGCAGTACGACGCCGCGCACGCGGTGCTGCGCGACCATCCGGAAGTGAAGTGGACGCTGTGACGGCACCCTGCATCGTCCGCGAACTCGGCCGACAGCCTTACGAACCGGTGTGGCGCGCGATGCAGCGCTTCACCGATGCACGCACCGACGAAACGCCGGACGAACTCTGGCTGGTCGAACATGATCCCGTGTTCACCCTGGGCCAGGCCGGCAAGGACGAACACGTGCTGGCGCCGGGCACCATACCGGTGGTCCATGTCGACCGCGGCGGGCAGGTGACCTATCACGGGCCCGGTCAGATCGTCGCGTATCCGCTGTTCGACCTGAAGCGGCTGAAGGTGGGCGTGCGCGACTACGTCTGCAGGATCGAGCAGTCCATCATCGACACGCTGGCCGACTGGAACATCGAGGCCGCGCGCAAGGACGGCGCTCCCGGCGTGTATGTGGCCGGCGCCAAGATCGGCGCGCTGGGCATCCGCGTGCGCCGTGGCTGCACCTTCCATGGCCTGGCGTTCAACATCGCGATGGACCTGGAACCATTCCACCGTATCAATCCCTGCGGTTACCAAGGCCTGCAGGTCGTCTCGCTGGCCGACCTCGGCGGCCCCACCGCCATGGACCAGGTGAAGCCGGTGCTGCTGAAGCACTTGGCGGAGCAATTCGGCCTGTCGTTGCGGCACGAGGCCGCCCTGCCGGACCTGTCGCAGGCGGCGTAACGCCGCTGGCCTGCAGGAGCGACGTCAGTCGCGACCGCAGGCCAACACGCGGCAGAAAACGATGGTCGACACGCCTGCGCTCAGGGTGCAGGCACAGGCATTCTCTTCACTCCCTCCGGCGACCACGCCATGCGGTCGCGACGCGCGTCGCGCCTACAACCATCACGGCCCCATGCCACAATCGGCCGCGATGAATGACGCGACCCCTTCCCTCGATACGGAACTCGACGCCCTGACCGAGCGAGGCCTGGCGCGCCTGCGTGCCGCATCGCCCGATGCCGCCGCGCAGCTCGCCGACGCGCGCAGCGCCGACCGTACCGCACGCGTCATCGCGGCCAGCGACTTCGCGCTGGAAACGTTGCGTCGGCAACCCGACCTGCTGGCCACCCTGCTGCACGATGACGGCACCGCACCCTTGCCGGTGCCTGCACTGCTGGCGGACAACACGACGCAATGGCCCGCGCTGTTGCGCCGTTACCGCGCCGCCGAGTCCACGCGCCTGGTCTGGCGCGACGTGCATGGCCTCGACACCGTCGACGACACGCTGGCCGGCACCACGCGGCTGGCCGAGGTCTGCCTGCAGACCGCACTCGACGCACTGGAAGCCGAATTCGCGCAGCGCCACGGCGTGGTGCGCGCACCGGATGGCAGCGTGCAGCAGCTGGTGGTGTTCGGCCTGGGCAAGCTGGGCGGCGGCGAACTGAATTTCTCTTCCGACATCGACCTGGTGTACGCCTATCCGCAAGGTGGGGAATCCGATGGCGCGCGTCCGCTCGCGGCCGAGGACTACTTCATGCGGCTGGGCCAGCGCTTGGCCAAGCTGCTGGACGAACCGACGGCGGACGGCTTCTGCCATCGCGTCGACCTCCGGCTGCGGCCGTTCGGCAACGCCGGACGCGTCGCGCTGTCGTTCGCCGGCATGGACCAGTATTTCCAGCGCGAGGGACGCGACTGGGAACGCTACGCCTGGCTGAAGGCGCGTGCGGTGGCGGGTGACATCGAAGCGGGCGAACGCTGGCTGCAGTCGTTGCGCCCCTTCGTCTACCGCCGTTACCTCGACTACACGGCGCTCGATGGCCTGCGCGAAATGAAGGCGGCGATCGCCGCCGAAGTCGCTCGCCGTGAGCTGGCCGACGACATCAAGCGCGGACCGGGGGGCATCCGCGAGATCGAATTCCTGGTGCAGGCCCTGCAGCTGATCCGTGGCGGCCGTGAATCCGCGCTGCGGGAACGGCGCCTGCGCGCGGCCCTGCCGGCGCTGGTCGCCACGCGGCAGATGTCCGAGGAAGAAGGCGACGCGCTGATGGCCGCGTACCGCTTCCTGC includes the following:
- the rodA gene encoding rod shape-determining protein RodA, with the translated sequence MSDLLRWAFDVMRHLLRTLDWPLLLALSALMGVGLAVLYSAGGEAQGTRLMLAQGARFAVGIAAMWGLSRVSPVRLRGWTPGVFAATLVLLVLVLFIGTGKHGAHWIDLKVFYLQPSELLKISLPMMMAWYLHREPLPPSFRTVLVAGLIVGIPTGLILLQPDFGTGMLVVASGAFALLLAGLPWWWVGTAGVVGTTLAALAWFAPIEWFSMLRPYQQNRILTFRDPENDPLGIGWNIIQSKIAIGGGGLTGKGWGQGSQSHLDYLPEHTTDFIFAVLSEEFGWVGVAVVLALYLFVVGRCLWIAMDARDTYSRLLAGTLGLAFFVYVIVNGGMISGLLPVVGVPMPLLSYGGTSAVALLAGLGLVMAVRAHRPVHGY
- the mltB gene encoding lytic murein transglycosylase B encodes the protein MIRRALLCLFMLGLVSCATPQSPTPAQTATPPPATPPAPAETSVERVAEAPPPPPVDFATARAQFVSDTAKKYGIDPAQIEATLAKAQFLDSVVAAMSRPAERVKPWSEYRVGFLTQARIDGGRAFIAAHRDELSRVEQQYGVPAEVIVSIIGVETNYGGFTGRHKVLDALYTLAFRYPRSGNPERAAYEHRREQFFRDELAQLFALGREENLDIASLTGSYAGAMGLGQFMPSSYREFAVDGNGDGRRDLFTTYPDIFASIANYFRKKGGERGGWVPGGPVVARAELQPGFAEFNPDTWTPDYTLAQLAERGYRPLDPVAPDATATLVSLEGSTGKQYWLGFQNYYAITRYNNSKMYAMAVHQLSQAIAGREIPSA
- a CDS encoding septal ring lytic transglycosylase RlpA family protein — protein: MKWLALPLLAVALAACSTAPKKSAPAGAVQPGKPASSPQGAPVAAGRDEKPCKTYAPAQEDLSKRGNYTAGGLYAPGVSDSTPAYVPQVECIPEPQVTDEPRSRVGNKSPYAVLGKQYRVLDRVDGYVERGTASYYGSKFHGRRTSNQEVYDMYAFTAAHKSLPLPSFARVTNLDNGKSVVVRVNDRGPFHEGRVIDLSYAAAVKLGITQRGTGRVEVRGLTPGDTGLAATPAPTPAAAAPASASAMDQLVGQLPARATPTGNRYHANAGSEGFESWMKANGVRVATGKPATLSPGTATVPATVPVVTPPVVVSSASSSSPLQLQVASFSSRDNADRALARLAAAGITDAQLSDVASNGRVLWRLRVAAADPASADALAGRIAGLGFGRPQIVRE
- a CDS encoding D-alanyl-D-alanine carboxypeptidase family protein; translated protein: MKFRFALAALATTAMGFALAQTPAPQPAPAAAPAAVAVAIPPAPKPTATAWVLMDYITGQVLAGENYNERVEPASITKVMTSYVVAAELKNGKIRLDDPVMMSERAWREGGAGTDGSYSGFAVNKTAPLLDMEKGMAVQSGNDAAIALAEHTAGSQEAFAALMNNYAAQIGMKGSNFVNAHGLSAPEHYSTAYDLALLGRAMIRDYPETYAYNAIKEFTVGTITQPNRNLLLWRDPSVDGIKTGHHSGAGYCLMSSAKRGDQRLVAVVMGSTSEKQRADDSLALLNWGFRFYETHRLYEPGKVIATQRVWKGQAKEVQLGVAQPLLVSVPRGKYDQLKPTMDVPKTLVAPIANGQAIGSVKVTLDGKVVAQSPLVAVSAIEEAGFFKRLWDAFWMWWESE
- a CDS encoding EamA/RhaT family transporter codes for the protein MPYLIISVVCSVLVSVLLKLMQRRGVDTSQAITWNYLAASVLCFLLLDPPLAALAHAGAPHLELALLALLLPGIFLALSASVRAAGIVRTDVAQRMSLVLSLLAAFLWFGEQPDTLRIAGLALGVAAIACLVARPGRDAPGEGWKAWALPLLVLVGYASVDVLLKHLSAAGTPFAASLQAAFVAAFLVMLAVQVLRAWRTRTAITRQGLWSGLLLGALNFANILFYVKAHRALPDSPAVVFSMMNIGVVVLGTLVGVFGFGERLSRVNLLAIPLAIVAIGLIAASLA
- a CDS encoding CsgG/HfaB family protein, which gives rise to MAAATTPAWAQRQSAQDQRKQQMAEIPTCSKPLGTISVIEPEDGVNWWSGQQLPAPSKLIKVFVNKSRCFTLVDRGAGMGAAMAERDLAASGELRNRSNIGKGQIRAADYVLVPDLIAQNSNAGGNAIGGLLGGLLGGDVGRVVGGLDFKKKTADVVLTVTDVRSSEQVAMAEGSARKTDIGWGASGSLFTGSHWGGAGASGYANTEIGQVITLAYLQAYTALVDELGGLSGNASASNAQQAVEMTKPGRLFANAKGTGKAVRDLDPGMLLYPTGNKDGVMWEVEDELGNKGWVSSSLVQLAR
- a CDS encoding DUF493 family protein, which gives rise to MEIKSDNPDHGFQFPGSFELSAMGTAGTGLESELPRLLESAGVQVEHETISWKHSSSGKFVSVRISFRAEDRAQYDAAHAVLRDHPEVKWTL
- the lipB gene encoding lipoyl(octanoyl) transferase LipB produces the protein MTAPCIVRELGRQPYEPVWRAMQRFTDARTDETPDELWLVEHDPVFTLGQAGKDEHVLAPGTIPVVHVDRGGQVTYHGPGQIVAYPLFDLKRLKVGVRDYVCRIEQSIIDTLADWNIEAARKDGAPGVYVAGAKIGALGIRVRRGCTFHGLAFNIAMDLEPFHRINPCGYQGLQVVSLADLGGPTAMDQVKPVLLKHLAEQFGLSLRHEAALPDLSQAA